From a single Pantanalinema sp. genomic region:
- a CDS encoding glycosyltransferase yields the protein MSHPLLSVVVTTYNRVAILEKALRALLDQRTELAYEVLVVDDGSTDSTPQLIEALGVDHPRLRGVAQPNQGRAHARNTGIREARGELLCYVDSDVVVVPTFVQAHVDAHRAAREKRPDREVFVQGHSVNVDDFERLTEARVPPFDPSRAFFDTKNVSIRRRVLEEVGGFDTGFVEYGWEDLELGVRLKAKGVGIIRSNQALGFHYHPAFTVGDLPKLRRIEEERGRMAARFLAMHPTLDVRLMTQDTWFHAGLDAVLTWGGLLNERSLRPVFERLERSGHAAFAAQLAQIVLNQYNIRALRQALRNNP from the coding sequence ATGTCGCATCCCTTGCTCAGCGTGGTGGTCACCACCTACAACCGCGTCGCGATCCTAGAGAAGGCGCTGCGCGCTCTTCTGGACCAGCGCACCGAACTCGCGTACGAGGTCCTGGTGGTGGATGACGGCTCCACCGACTCCACCCCGCAGCTCATCGAGGCCCTCGGGGTCGACCATCCGCGCCTGCGTGGCGTGGCCCAGCCCAACCAGGGCCGCGCCCACGCCCGCAACACCGGCATCCGCGAGGCCAGAGGCGAGCTGCTTTGCTACGTCGACTCGGACGTGGTGGTGGTCCCGACCTTCGTCCAGGCTCACGTGGACGCGCACCGCGCCGCGCGCGAGAAGCGTCCCGATCGCGAGGTCTTCGTCCAGGGCCACTCGGTCAACGTGGACGACTTCGAACGCCTCACTGAGGCCAGGGTGCCCCCCTTCGACCCCTCGCGGGCCTTCTTCGACACCAAGAACGTCTCCATCCGGCGCCGGGTCCTTGAGGAGGTCGGGGGCTTCGACACCGGCTTCGTCGAGTACGGCTGGGAGGACCTGGAGCTCGGGGTGCGCCTCAAGGCCAAGGGAGTCGGGATCATCCGCTCGAACCAGGCCCTCGGCTTCCACTACCATCCGGCCTTCACGGTGGGCGACTTGCCGAAGCTGCGCCGGATCGAGGAGGAGCGCGGGCGCATGGCGGCGCGCTTCCTGGCGATGCACCCCACCCTGGACGTGCGCCTGATGACCCAGGACACCTGGTTTCACGCGGGCCTCGACGCCGTTTTGACCTGGGGGGGGCTCCTGAACGAGCGCTCCCTTCGTCCGGTGTTCGAGCGGCTCGAGCGCTCGGGCCACGCGGCCTTCGCGGCGCAGCTGGCCCAGATCGTCCTGAACCAGTACAACATCCGGGCGCTGCGCCAGGCCCTGCGCAACAATCCTTAA
- a CDS encoding UTP--glucose-1-phosphate uridylyltransferase: MEQQFESLVSRYRSGEWTSRSNSLRAIVEPPSPGDIQRLPERGDAEYRALEALGREAIEAGAVGALILAGGMATRFNWDHPKGIYPILDGASFLELKIRWIREHSATMPIFIMTSFHTHEAIKAHLEEHGHFGADPSGIHLFQQYRFRRLSPDGAYFSSPDGSEDHAAPGHGDFVAVLNQTGLLQRFMAEGGRYLLFSNVDNLGASIEPAIIGCHIKSGRQMTVEVAAKLPGDKGGAPARVDGRMQLVEGFAFPADFDQDRIPVFNTATYVFTAEALRGPIELPWYVVEKRVNGQPVIQFEHLAGDLTCQLKTGFVEIDRDERFIPVKSQGEVPAAQELIRRKRSVPA, encoded by the coding sequence ATGGAGCAGCAATTCGAGAGCCTGGTCTCGCGGTACCGCTCGGGCGAGTGGACCTCGCGGAGCAACAGCCTGAGAGCGATCGTCGAGCCGCCCTCGCCGGGGGACATCCAGCGCCTGCCCGAGCGGGGCGACGCCGAGTACCGGGCCCTCGAGGCGCTCGGCCGCGAGGCCATCGAGGCCGGAGCGGTCGGCGCGCTGATCCTCGCGGGCGGCATGGCGACCCGCTTCAACTGGGACCACCCCAAGGGGATCTACCCGATCCTCGACGGGGCGAGCTTCCTGGAGCTCAAGATCCGCTGGATCCGCGAGCACTCGGCCACCATGCCGATCTTCATCATGACGAGCTTCCACACCCACGAGGCGATCAAGGCTCACCTGGAGGAGCACGGCCACTTCGGGGCGGACCCGTCCGGGATCCATCTCTTCCAGCAGTACCGCTTCCGCCGGCTGTCGCCGGACGGCGCTTATTTCTCTTCGCCGGACGGCAGCGAGGACCACGCCGCCCCCGGCCACGGGGATTTCGTCGCGGTCCTCAACCAGACGGGCCTCCTCCAGCGCTTCATGGCCGAGGGCGGGCGCTACCTGCTTTTCTCCAACGTGGACAACCTGGGGGCCTCCATCGAGCCCGCGATCATCGGGTGCCACATCAAGTCGGGCCGCCAGATGACTGTCGAGGTCGCCGCCAAGCTTCCCGGCGACAAGGGCGGGGCGCCGGCCAGGGTGGACGGCCGCATGCAGCTGGTCGAGGGCTTCGCCTTCCCGGCGGACTTCGACCAGGACCGGATCCCGGTCTTCAACACGGCCACCTACGTCTTCACCGCCGAGGCTCTCCGGGGGCCGATCGAGCTGCCCTGGTACGTGGTCGAGAAGAGGGTCAACGGCCAGCCGGTGATCCAGTTCGAGCACCTGGCAGGGGATCTGACCTGCCAGCTCAAGACGGGCTTCGTCGAGATCGATCGTGACGAGCGTTTCATCCCGGTCAAGAGCCAGGGCGAGGTGCCGGCGGCCCAGGAGCTGATCCGCCGCAAACGGAGCGTACCCGCGTAG
- the miaB gene encoding tRNA (N6-isopentenyl adenosine(37)-C2)-methylthiotransferase MiaB, whose amino-acid sequence MTPADAQETTATKRVYIKTHGCQMNMSDSEKVIGMLAAEGYRLTDEETEADLLVVNTCSIREKAEDKLFSLLGVWKDRKKANPDVQIAVMGCVAQQEKDRIRERVPLVDVVVGTHNYHELPELLEEARIKGPITRIGNLKAPIPDDLPTVREGKFHAWVPIIHGCSYFCTYCIVPYTRGPYQSRKPEAIEKEVRELVDEGFKEFTLLGQTVDRYGMELQGDEKTTLGGLLRRLSAVPGVERIRFLTSHPLDMTEELVETVAALPNVMEYFHFPIQAGSDRVLAEMKRGYTVAEYLEKVALIRKHIPDAVISGDLIVGFPGETEEDFQGTLEVVDRVEFDSNNTASYSVRQWTPAGKRDDQLGEEVKADRLQRLNEKVAEVAYRRNRRMVGTVQEVLVEGPSSKNPEVFQGRTRGNKICYFPGDASLEGQIVKVQVTEARPFTLRGEIVKSIVPLQMA is encoded by the coding sequence ATGACCCCCGCCGACGCCCAGGAAACGACCGCGACCAAGCGCGTCTACATCAAGACCCACGGCTGCCAGATGAACATGTCCGACTCCGAGAAGGTGATCGGCATGCTCGCCGCCGAGGGCTACCGGCTGACCGACGAGGAGACCGAGGCGGACCTGCTCGTCGTCAACACCTGCTCGATCCGCGAGAAGGCCGAGGACAAGCTCTTCAGCCTCCTCGGCGTCTGGAAGGACCGCAAGAAGGCCAACCCCGACGTCCAGATCGCCGTCATGGGCTGCGTCGCCCAGCAGGAGAAGGACCGGATCCGCGAGCGCGTGCCCCTGGTGGACGTGGTGGTCGGCACCCACAACTACCACGAGCTGCCCGAGCTGCTCGAGGAGGCCCGGATCAAGGGCCCCATCACCCGGATCGGCAACCTCAAGGCCCCCATCCCGGACGACCTGCCCACCGTGCGCGAGGGCAAGTTCCACGCCTGGGTGCCCATCATCCACGGCTGCAGCTACTTCTGCACCTACTGCATCGTGCCCTACACCCGCGGCCCCTACCAGAGCCGCAAGCCCGAGGCCATCGAGAAAGAGGTCCGCGAGCTGGTTGACGAGGGCTTCAAGGAGTTCACCCTCCTCGGGCAGACGGTCGATCGCTACGGCATGGAGCTTCAAGGCGACGAGAAGACGACCCTCGGCGGCCTTTTGCGCCGCCTCTCGGCAGTGCCCGGGGTCGAGCGCATCCGCTTCCTGACCTCCCACCCCCTCGACATGACCGAGGAGCTGGTCGAGACCGTCGCCGCGCTTCCCAACGTGATGGAGTACTTCCACTTCCCGATCCAGGCGGGCTCGGACCGGGTGCTCGCCGAGATGAAGCGCGGCTACACCGTCGCCGAGTACCTTGAAAAAGTTGCGCTCATCCGCAAGCACATCCCCGACGCCGTCATCTCGGGCGACCTCATCGTGGGCTTCCCCGGCGAGACCGAGGAGGACTTCCAGGGGACCCTCGAGGTGGTGGACAGGGTCGAGTTCGACTCCAACAACACCGCGAGCTACTCGGTCCGCCAGTGGACCCCCGCCGGCAAGCGCGACGACCAGCTCGGCGAGGAGGTGAAGGCCGATCGCCTGCAGCGCCTCAACGAGAAGGTCGCCGAGGTCGCCTACCGCCGCAACCGCCGGATGGTGGGCACCGTCCAGGAGGTCCTGGTCGAGGGCCCCAGCTCCAAGAACCCCGAGGTCTTCCAGGGCCGCACCCGCGGCAACAAGATCTGCTACTTCCCGGGTGATGCCTCGCTCGAAGGCCAGATCGTCAAGGTCCAGGTGACCGAGGCGCGGCCCTTCACCCTGCGCGGCGAGATCGTCAAGTCGATCGTCCCGCTGCAGATGGCGTAA
- a CDS encoding helix-turn-helix transcriptional regulator, whose translation MIGPRTPESLSIAGSLKLANQIVLPINEKSSANQLLTFVAELLFHLLRLDSVQIELPQQCHSSPVRLSCSGGSLNGRFRQTCVIPLSKYPSGQLELVGSRSPSEWSFSDAAFLELVLASLSAKLDALFEAPPQNFLTPAEQRVLNSLHLPTPEIMTRLSIGDETLRTHIKRIFKKLNVHSRSEAIQKRTLNPSLAQFH comes from the coding sequence ATGATTGGACCGAGAACCCCTGAATCACTTTCCATTGCAGGTTCGCTAAAGCTTGCAAATCAGATCGTTCTGCCAATTAACGAAAAATCATCAGCAAATCAACTTCTCACATTTGTAGCAGAGCTGTTGTTTCATTTGCTCCGTCTTGACAGCGTTCAAATCGAGCTTCCTCAGCAATGTCACTCAAGCCCTGTTCGACTCTCATGTTCAGGTGGTTCATTGAACGGCAGGTTCCGCCAGACTTGCGTTATTCCTCTATCAAAATATCCAAGCGGCCAACTCGAACTTGTCGGTTCGCGCTCGCCTTCCGAGTGGTCTTTCTCCGATGCCGCCTTTCTTGAACTCGTTTTGGCAAGCCTATCTGCCAAGCTCGATGCCCTCTTCGAGGCTCCCCCTCAAAATTTTCTGACCCCTGCTGAACAACGCGTGCTTAATTCGCTACACCTACCGACACCTGAGATAATGACGAGGCTCAGCATCGGCGATGAAACACTTCGTACTCACATCAAGCGTATCTTTAAAAAACTAAACGTACATTCTCGTTCTGAGGCGATCCAAAAGCGTACCCTCAACCCCTCCCTCGCACAATTTCATTGA
- a CDS encoding S-adenosylmethionine decarboxylase: MERTARGVYGPHLTLDAYGCDPEKLANFSLVYAWLKELPAKLGMEVLFPPYCHDYVNENPLESGVTGLVGLTTSHCSIHTYPYMHCQDDPSLVGIAFVDVFSCLPFDTDLVVEDFKATFGGTDFRVNIVERGDRFPINREHKATIVRQPALV; this comes from the coding sequence TTGGAACGTACTGCTCGCGGAGTCTATGGCCCGCACCTGACGCTCGACGCCTACGGATGCGACCCGGAAAAGCTCGCCAACTTTAGCCTCGTGTACGCCTGGCTGAAGGAGCTCCCCGCTAAGCTCGGTATGGAAGTGTTGTTTCCCCCTTACTGCCACGACTACGTCAACGAGAATCCGCTCGAGAGCGGCGTGACGGGTCTGGTCGGTCTCACGACCAGCCACTGCAGTATCCACACCTATCCTTACATGCACTGCCAGGACGACCCGAGCTTGGTCGGTATCGCATTCGTGGACGTGTTCAGTTGCTTGCCCTTCGACACGGATCTCGTGGTCGAGGACTTCAAGGCGACCTTCGGCGGAACCGACTTCCGCGTGAACATCGTCGAGCGCGGGGATCGCTTCCCGATCAACCGCGAGCACAAGGCCACCATCGTTCGCCAGCCGGCTTTGGTGTAA
- a CDS encoding Glu/Leu/Phe/Val dehydrogenase: MIVTEPTHTSPLTSARMQLTKCIDILGLDAGLHERLAYPDRVVQVNSPVRMDDGSTKMFAGYRVQHNNALGPYKGGLRFHPSVDIDEVTALAMLMSWKCSLVGLPYGGAKGGVTVDPKSLSLGELERLTRRFAADMVLVFDPQKDIPAPDVNTSPREMAWIMDTWSVNKGYAAPGVVTGKPIAIGGSLGRFEATGRGVITITNELLRLKGRTLKGTTIAVQGFGNVGSIAAMLADQQGAKVLAVSDVTGGYYNPAGLDIPAMMKYVKVNGNLGGYPDAQPISNDELLLLDVNVLIPAALEAVITEKNAEKVKAEFIVEAANGPITPAADAILEKKGITVVPDILANAGGVVVSYFEWVQGMSMLFWTEDEVNAKLKEIMVRAFGQVANLVQTRDLTFRMGAYSIGVGRVAAALDLRGLYP; the protein is encoded by the coding sequence ATGATCGTGACTGAACCCACCCACACGTCGCCGCTCACCTCGGCGCGGATGCAGCTCACCAAGTGCATCGACATCCTCGGGCTCGATGCGGGCCTGCACGAACGGCTGGCCTACCCGGACCGGGTCGTCCAGGTCAACAGCCCCGTGCGCATGGACGACGGCTCCACCAAGATGTTCGCCGGCTACCGCGTCCAGCACAACAACGCGCTCGGGCCCTACAAGGGCGGCCTGCGCTTCCATCCCTCGGTCGACATCGACGAGGTCACCGCGCTGGCGATGCTCATGAGCTGGAAGTGCTCGCTGGTCGGCCTGCCCTACGGCGGCGCCAAGGGCGGCGTGACGGTGGACCCCAAGTCGCTCTCGCTGGGCGAGCTCGAGCGCCTGACCCGCCGCTTCGCGGCCGACATGGTGCTGGTCTTCGATCCCCAGAAGGACATCCCCGCTCCCGACGTCAACACCAGCCCCCGCGAGATGGCCTGGATCATGGACACCTGGAGCGTCAACAAGGGCTATGCGGCCCCCGGGGTCGTGACGGGCAAGCCCATCGCCATCGGCGGTAGCCTTGGCCGCTTCGAGGCCACCGGCCGCGGCGTCATCACCATCACCAACGAGCTGCTGCGCCTCAAGGGCCGCACCCTCAAGGGCACCACCATCGCCGTCCAGGGCTTCGGCAACGTCGGCTCGATCGCGGCCATGCTCGCCGACCAGCAGGGCGCCAAGGTCCTCGCGGTCTCGGACGTCACCGGCGGCTACTACAACCCCGCCGGCCTCGACATCCCCGCGATGATGAAGTACGTCAAGGTCAACGGCAACCTCGGCGGCTACCCCGATGCCCAGCCCATCAGCAACGACGAACTGCTCCTGCTCGACGTGAACGTGCTGATCCCGGCGGCGCTCGAGGCGGTCATCACCGAGAAGAACGCCGAGAAGGTCAAGGCCGAGTTCATCGTCGAGGCCGCCAACGGCCCCATCACCCCCGCGGCGGATGCCATCCTCGAGAAGAAGGGCATCACGGTCGTCCCCGACATCCTGGCCAACGCCGGCGGCGTGGTCGTGAGCTACTTCGAGTGGGTCCAGGGCATGAGCATGCTCTTCTGGACCGAGGACGAGGTCAACGCCAAGCTCAAGGAGATCATGGTCCGCGCCTTCGGCCAGGTCGCGAACCTGGTCCAGACCCGCGACCTCACCTTCCGCATGGGCGCCTACTCGATCGGCGTCGGCCGCGTCGCCGCCGCCCTCGACCTGCGGGGCCTCTACCCCTAA
- the rpmG gene encoding 50S ribosomal protein L33, with the protein MRVIITLACTECKERNYTTMKNKKNDPDRVELKKYCKRCRTVHPHRETK; encoded by the coding sequence ATGCGCGTCATCATCACGCTGGCTTGCACCGAGTGCAAGGAGCGCAACTACACCACGATGAAGAACAAGAAGAACGATCCGGATCGGGTCGAGCTCAAGAAGTACTGCAAGCGCTGCCGCACGGTGCACCCGCACCGCGAGACCAAGTAG
- the mtnA gene encoding S-methyl-5-thioribose-1-phosphate isomerase — MKTVQWNRGAVELIDQTRLPAQTAIVTCKTYQDVAHAITSMQVRGAPAIGVAAAMGIALAAQAAKAPDTTALLAAIQGAARELRATRPTAVNLGWALDRMLLAAEEKLHIGVNDLVNYLVLEAQVMAREDEAINQAIGQHGAELIHDGMNVLTHCSTGALATVDYGTALGVIRTAHEAGKQLHVWVDETRPRLQGARLNAWELSRLGIPFTLITDNMAAHFMQRGRVDLVITGADRIAANGDTANKIGTYGLAVLAHAHGIPFYIAAPTSTIDPSTATGEQIPIEDRDPREVTEIDGHRIAPEGVKVENPSFDVTPGSLIRGIITERGILRPPYQGAIARLMGVEAEA; from the coding sequence GTGAAGACCGTCCAGTGGAACCGTGGTGCCGTCGAGCTGATCGACCAGACCCGCCTGCCCGCCCAGACCGCGATCGTCACCTGCAAGACCTACCAGGACGTGGCGCACGCGATCACCTCCATGCAGGTCCGCGGAGCCCCCGCCATCGGGGTGGCCGCCGCCATGGGGATCGCGCTGGCGGCCCAGGCCGCCAAGGCCCCGGACACCACGGCCCTCCTCGCCGCGATCCAGGGAGCAGCACGCGAGCTGCGCGCCACCCGCCCCACCGCGGTCAATCTCGGCTGGGCGCTCGATCGGATGCTCCTTGCCGCCGAGGAGAAGCTCCACATCGGGGTCAACGACCTCGTCAACTACCTGGTGCTCGAGGCCCAGGTGATGGCCCGGGAGGACGAGGCGATCAACCAGGCCATCGGCCAGCACGGCGCCGAGCTCATCCACGACGGCATGAACGTGCTGACCCACTGCTCGACCGGTGCCCTGGCCACGGTCGACTACGGGACGGCGCTCGGGGTGATCCGCACCGCCCACGAAGCGGGCAAGCAACTGCACGTCTGGGTCGACGAGACGCGGCCGCGCCTCCAGGGCGCCCGGCTCAACGCCTGGGAGCTTTCGCGGCTCGGGATCCCCTTCACCCTCATCACCGACAACATGGCGGCCCACTTCATGCAGCGCGGGAGAGTGGATCTCGTCATCACCGGCGCCGACCGCATCGCCGCCAACGGCGACACCGCCAACAAGATCGGCACCTACGGCCTCGCGGTGCTCGCCCATGCCCACGGCATCCCCTTCTACATCGCGGCCCCCACCTCGACCATCGACCCCTCGACCGCCACCGGCGAGCAGATCCCCATCGAGGACCGCGACCCGCGCGAGGTCACCGAGATCGACGGCCACCGCATCGCCCCCGAGGGGGTGAAGGTCGAAAACCCCAGCTTCGACGTCACCCCGGGCTCCTTGATCCGCGGGATCATCACCGAGCGCGGCATCCTGAGGCCCCCCTACCAGGGTGCCATCGCGCGCCTCATGGGTGTCGAAGCCGAGGCCTGA
- the rplK gene encoding 50S ribosomal protein L11 — translation MAKKVTALIKLALPAGKANPAPPVGPALGQHGVNIMDFCKNYNAQTADKAGQIIPVEITVYEDRSYTFVLKTPPTSQLVMKAAGAAKGSGTPNKEKVGSITMDQIREIATIKMPDLNCTSIESAMKMVAGTAVSMGVTVQE, via the coding sequence ATGGCGAAGAAGGTTACCGCCCTGATCAAGTTGGCGCTGCCCGCGGGCAAGGCCAATCCGGCTCCCCCCGTGGGTCCGGCGCTGGGTCAGCACGGCGTCAACATCATGGACTTCTGTAAGAACTACAACGCGCAGACCGCGGACAAGGCCGGGCAGATCATCCCGGTCGAGATCACGGTTTACGAGGATCGTTCCTACACGTTCGTCCTCAAGACCCCTCCGACCTCGCAGCTGGTCATGAAGGCTGCCGGCGCCGCGAAGGGCTCCGGAACCCCCAACAAGGAGAAGGTCGGCTCGATCACGATGGACCAGATCCGCGAGATCGCGACGATCAAGATGCCCGACCTCAACTGCACCAGCATCGAGTCGGCCATGAAGATGGTCGCCGGCACTGCGGTGTCGATGGGCGTCACCGTCCAGGAGTAA
- the panB gene encoding 3-methyl-2-oxobutanoate hydroxymethyltransferase — translation MLIKRHTIASLRRKKDQREPIVALTAYDYAMAMAVDQSGVDLILVGDSLGPVVLGHPNTLSVTMDEMIHHARAVARGTHRAFVVADMPFMADASLDEAVRNGGRFLKEAMVQAIKLEGGHPPQLEAIRSLVAHGVPVVAHLGFTPQHLHQLGGFKIQGKTPEAAEALMAQALAVEAAGASMLVLELVPDEVARRVTEALSIPTIGIGAGEGCDGQIQVLHDLVGLHVDHLPKHARRYANLHESLTRAIAAYAEDVRSGRFLSTGPSYAAEKPATTSIDSQEGIV, via the coding sequence TTGCTCATCAAGCGTCACACGATCGCATCCCTGCGCCGCAAGAAGGACCAGCGCGAGCCCATCGTCGCCCTGACGGCCTACGACTACGCCATGGCCATGGCCGTGGACCAGTCGGGAGTGGACCTCATCCTGGTCGGCGACAGCCTCGGCCCGGTCGTGCTGGGCCATCCCAACACCCTCTCGGTCACCATGGACGAGATGATCCACCACGCGCGCGCGGTGGCCAGGGGCACGCACCGCGCCTTCGTCGTGGCCGACATGCCCTTCATGGCGGACGCCAGCCTCGATGAGGCCGTCCGCAACGGCGGCCGCTTCCTCAAAGAGGCAATGGTCCAGGCGATCAAGCTCGAGGGCGGGCACCCTCCCCAGCTCGAGGCCATCCGCTCGCTGGTCGCTCACGGCGTCCCGGTGGTCGCTCACCTGGGCTTCACCCCCCAGCACCTTCACCAGCTCGGCGGTTTCAAGATCCAGGGCAAGACCCCCGAGGCCGCCGAGGCGCTCATGGCCCAGGCCCTCGCGGTGGAGGCGGCCGGCGCGTCCATGCTGGTCCTGGAGCTGGTGCCCGACGAGGTGGCGCGCCGGGTCACCGAAGCCCTCTCCATCCCGACCATCGGGATCGGCGCGGGCGAGGGGTGCGATGGCCAGATCCAGGTGCTGCACGACCTGGTCGGCCTCCACGTGGATCACCTGCCCAAGCACGCTCGCCGCTACGCCAACCTGCACGAGTCGCTCACCCGGGCGATCGCCGCTTATGCCGAGGACGTGCGCTCCGGGCGCTTCCTCTCGACCGGCCCCTCGTACGCGGCTGAGAAGCCCGCTACCACCTCAATTGACAGTCAAGAAGGCATTGTTTAG
- the secE gene encoding preprotein translocase subunit SecE, which produces MSDTNKTSLEGGQEENAASEAEERDASLSLKGGMGVPAFGWAKGAQSYLGEVRGEFKKISWPSRRMVTNETIIVLVFVAVLTTLITLFDWIFALISNRFLV; this is translated from the coding sequence TTGTCCGATACGAACAAGACCTCCCTCGAGGGGGGTCAAGAAGAGAACGCAGCCAGCGAAGCCGAAGAGCGTGACGCCTCCCTTTCACTCAAGGGTGGAATGGGAGTCCCGGCCTTCGGCTGGGCCAAGGGCGCCCAGAGCTACCTCGGCGAGGTCCGCGGCGAGTTCAAGAAGATCTCCTGGCCCTCGCGCCGGATGGTCACCAACGAGACGATCATCGTTCTGGTCTTCGTCGCGGTCCTGACCACGCTCATCACCTTGTTCGATTGGATCTTCGCGCTCATTTCAAACAGGTTCCTGGTCTAA
- the nusG gene encoding transcription termination/antitermination protein NusG translates to MSRKWYVVNTYSGYEDKVRENILRRSESMGMTDRIFHVEVPEETVVEIKEGKRVEKPRKVFPGYVLVEMDMDEASWHVVRNTPGVTSFVGSTTKPTPLSDREVRKIFKRAATKAKIQIDLHIGEHVKVIAGPFADFSGDIIEVNPEKGKIKVSVSIFGRPTPVELEFAQVQKV, encoded by the coding sequence ATGAGTAGAAAGTGGTATGTCGTTAACACCTATTCGGGTTACGAGGACAAGGTCCGGGAGAACATCCTGCGCCGCTCGGAATCGATGGGCATGACCGACCGAATCTTCCACGTCGAGGTCCCCGAGGAGACGGTGGTCGAGATCAAGGAAGGCAAGCGGGTCGAGAAGCCCCGCAAGGTCTTCCCCGGCTACGTGCTGGTCGAGATGGACATGGACGAGGCCTCCTGGCACGTCGTCCGCAACACCCCGGGCGTCACCTCGTTCGTGGGGTCGACCACCAAGCCCACCCCCCTTTCCGACCGCGAGGTGCGCAAGATCTTCAAGCGCGCCGCGACCAAGGCCAAGATCCAGATCGACCTTCACATCGGCGAGCACGTCAAGGTCATCGCCGGTCCCTTCGCCGACTTCTCGGGAGACATCATCGAGGTCAACCCCGAGAAGGGCAAGATCAAGGTGTCGGTCTCGATCTTCGGCCGTCCCACGCCGGTCGAGCTCGAGTTCGCTCAGGTTCAAAAAGTCTAG